One region of Chlamydia psittaci 6BC genomic DNA includes:
- a CDS encoding ABC transporter ATP-binding protein: MTHPPILQVKDLSVSLHKRREHYPIVESLSFDLHKGKTLAIIGESGSGKSVTAQALMQLLPSPLFSTSGEILFHGKDLLKAPRGILRSIFGTKISMIFQNPHSSLNPVFTIEQQFQELIRTHLHLPTKEGKNKIIQALTDTGFHNPELCLKLYPHQLSGGMLQRVSIAMALLTSPEILIADEPTTALDVSVQYQILQLLKGLQEKLGMALLIITHNMGVVAETADNVLVLYAGRLAECAPVKDIFHNPCHPYTQDLLASRPSLQSETFTTIPGQPPHYSALPSGCCYYPRCSKAFGKCKVESPEAQHVTKGHKVRCWLYE; encoded by the coding sequence ATGACTCATCCACCTATCTTACAAGTTAAGGATCTATCGGTAAGTCTGCATAAACGTCGGGAACATTACCCTATTGTTGAGTCATTGTCTTTTGATCTGCATAAAGGGAAGACGTTAGCGATTATTGGGGAATCCGGTTCAGGGAAATCGGTAACAGCTCAAGCGCTTATGCAGTTATTACCCTCCCCGCTATTTTCTACATCAGGGGAAATATTGTTCCATGGGAAGGACCTATTAAAAGCCCCTCGAGGTATCTTACGTTCTATCTTTGGAACAAAGATTTCTATGATTTTTCAAAATCCTCACTCTTCATTAAACCCTGTTTTTACAATAGAACAACAATTCCAAGAGCTGATCCGCACACACTTACACCTACCTACTAAAGAGGGAAAAAATAAAATTATTCAAGCTCTTACAGATACAGGATTTCATAATCCCGAACTCTGTTTAAAGCTCTATCCGCATCAGCTCTCCGGAGGGATGCTTCAAAGAGTTTCTATTGCTATGGCTTTACTTACCTCTCCGGAAATTCTCATTGCCGATGAGCCAACAACAGCTCTTGATGTTTCTGTTCAATACCAGATCTTACAATTACTCAAAGGCTTACAAGAAAAACTAGGAATGGCCTTGCTTATCATTACCCACAATATGGGCGTCGTTGCTGAAACTGCGGATAACGTACTTGTTCTCTATGCAGGCAGACTAGCCGAGTGTGCTCCAGTAAAGGATATTTTTCATAATCCTTGTCATCCTTATACTCAAGATTTACTTGCTTCTCGTCCTTCATTGCAAAGTGAAACATTTACGACAATTCCTGGGCAACCTCCCCACTACAGTGCCCTGCCTTCCGGATGCTGCTACTACCCCAGATGCTCAAAAGCTTTTGGAAAATGTAAAGTAGAATCTCCAGAAGCTCAGCACGTGACAAAAGGACATAAAGTAAGGTGCTGGTTATATGAATGA
- a CDS encoding TIGR00153 family protein yields the protein MQTLARLFGQSPFAPLQAHLEVVAFCVQQMVPIFTALRDGDYKQVQTIAKSISDKEYQADCIKNDMRNHLPVGLFMPISRAGLLEIISIQDSIADVSEDVAILLTVRKLRFYPEFEKIFFQFLHKSVETFDLTMTVIQEFNKLLESSFGGRKADKARFLVSRVAKAEHECDVIQREIMQIFFSDEFTISEKEFYLWLQVIKRAAGISDSAEKLAHRVNMTLEEK from the coding sequence ATGCAAACCCTTGCTCGTCTGTTTGGACAGTCTCCTTTTGCCCCATTGCAGGCACATTTAGAAGTTGTAGCATTTTGCGTTCAGCAAATGGTGCCGATCTTCACAGCTTTGCGTGACGGGGATTACAAACAGGTACAAACAATAGCTAAAAGTATTTCTGATAAGGAATATCAAGCAGATTGTATAAAAAATGATATGCGGAATCACCTTCCTGTAGGCTTATTTATGCCTATATCTCGGGCAGGGTTACTGGAAATTATTTCTATACAAGATAGCATAGCTGATGTTTCTGAGGATGTCGCTATTTTGCTTACGGTCAGAAAGCTCCGTTTTTATCCGGAGTTTGAGAAGATCTTTTTTCAGTTCTTACATAAAAGTGTCGAGACTTTTGACCTTACTATGACGGTCATACAAGAATTCAATAAATTACTAGAAAGCTCTTTCGGAGGACGTAAAGCTGATAAGGCTCGTTTCCTAGTAAGTCGTGTGGCGAAAGCAGAACACGAGTGTGATGTCATTCAACGAGAGATCATGCAAATATTCTTTTCCGATGAATTTACCATTTCTGAAAAAGAGTTTTATTTATGGCTGCAGGTAATTAAACGTGCAGCGGGCATATCCGATAGTGCGGAGAAGCTTGCTCATCGAGTTAACATGACGCTGGAAGAAAAGTAA
- a CDS encoding inorganic phosphate transporter → MLALLIFVLLCGFYTSWNIGANDVANAVGPSVGSGVLTLRQAVVIAAIFEFLGALFLGDRVAGTIESHIVSVSDPLIASGEYVYGMTGALLATGVWLQLASYFGWPVSTTHSIVGAVIGFGLVLGKGTVIYWGSIGAILVSWVISPLMGGCIAYTIFSFIRRNILYKNDPVGAMIRIAPFLAAFVFVVLGIIIVCGGVVTRLIPLPWALALVFLVGSIAYTIMFKYVHTPHCSFISASPKSGSLLCRLKTCGGNYGRKYLIVERIFAYLQIIIACFMAFAHGSNDVANAIAPVAGVLRQVYPQVYSSYTLIGLMAFGGVGLIIGLSIWGWRVIETVGCKITELTPSRGFSVGLSSAVTIALASAIGLPISTTHVVVGAVLGIGLARGIHAINLNIIKDIIMSWFITLPAGAVLSILFFFALRALFQ, encoded by the coding sequence ATGCTTGCCTTACTCATTTTTGTTCTCTTATGTGGTTTCTACACCTCTTGGAATATAGGAGCTAACGATGTTGCTAATGCTGTTGGCCCCAGTGTAGGATCCGGAGTATTAACACTACGACAAGCTGTAGTCATTGCCGCTATTTTTGAATTTTTAGGAGCGTTATTCCTAGGAGATCGTGTAGCAGGAACCATAGAAAGTCATATTGTTTCTGTTTCAGATCCTTTAATAGCTTCTGGGGAGTACGTTTATGGGATGACAGGAGCCTTGTTAGCTACAGGAGTTTGGCTACAATTGGCCTCCTATTTTGGATGGCCGGTCTCTACAACCCATTCTATAGTTGGAGCGGTGATAGGTTTTGGTCTCGTCCTTGGAAAAGGAACAGTGATTTACTGGGGATCTATAGGGGCGATTTTAGTTAGTTGGGTAATCTCTCCATTAATGGGGGGATGCATTGCCTATACAATCTTCTCTTTTATACGTAGGAATATTCTTTATAAGAATGACCCCGTAGGAGCAATGATTCGCATAGCTCCTTTTCTTGCTGCTTTTGTCTTCGTCGTTTTAGGGATTATTATTGTTTGCGGAGGGGTAGTCACCCGGTTGATTCCTTTACCCTGGGCTTTGGCATTAGTGTTCTTAGTCGGGAGTATTGCTTATACAATTATGTTTAAATATGTGCATACGCCACACTGTTCTTTTATTTCTGCTTCGCCTAAATCAGGGAGTTTACTTTGTCGTTTAAAAACATGCGGAGGAAACTACGGTAGAAAGTATCTCATCGTAGAAAGAATCTTTGCTTACTTACAAATTATTATCGCATGTTTTATGGCTTTTGCTCACGGATCTAATGACGTTGCTAATGCCATAGCTCCGGTTGCTGGAGTTTTACGACAGGTATATCCTCAAGTATATTCTTCCTATACGTTAATCGGTCTTATGGCGTTTGGTGGTGTGGGATTGATCATAGGGTTATCTATTTGGGGATGGCGAGTAATTGAAACCGTAGGATGTAAGATTACAGAACTCACACCTTCAAGAGGGTTTTCTGTAGGTTTAAGTTCTGCTGTGACCATTGCTTTAGCTTCAGCTATAGGTTTACCCATATCAACAACACATGTAGTTGTCGGAGCTGTCTTAGGTATAGGCTTAGCTCGGGGTATCCATGCGATTAATTTAAATATTATTAAAGACATTATCATGTCGTGGTTTATCACTCTTCCAGCAGGAGCAGTTCTCTCTATTCTATTTTTCTTTGCTTTAAGAGCGCTCTTCCAGTAA
- a CDS encoding phosphoglycerate kinase, with product MDRLTVRDLSPEEKKVLVRVDFNVPIKDGKILDDIRIRSAMPTINYLLQKRAAVILMSHLGRPQGNGFEEKYSLQPVVEVLEGYLGHHVPLAPDCVGEVARQAVAQISPGRVLLLENLRFHPGEEHPEDYPAFAAELSSYGDFYVNDAFGTSHRKHASVYTVPQAFPGRSAAGLLMEKELEFLGQHLLISPKRPFTAILGGSKVSSKIGVIEALLSQVDNLLLAGGMGFTFLKALGKSVGNSLVEESGIELARRVLKIAEQRNVRIVLPIDVKVAKACAPAVSWNEVSIDQGIPKDLEGLDIGTKTIQEFCKIIDASSTVFWNGPVGVYEVPPFDQGSMAIANCLARHPSAITVVGGGDAAAVVALAGCTAQVSHVSTGGGASLEFLEKGFLPGTEVLSPSQD from the coding sequence ATGGATAGATTGACAGTCAGGGACCTCTCCCCAGAAGAAAAAAAGGTTTTAGTTCGTGTAGATTTTAATGTTCCTATAAAAGATGGGAAGATTCTTGATGATATCCGCATTCGTAGTGCGATGCCGACAATTAATTATCTATTGCAAAAGCGCGCTGCTGTAATTTTAATGAGTCATCTGGGTCGCCCTCAAGGAAATGGTTTCGAAGAAAAATATTCTCTCCAGCCTGTTGTTGAAGTTTTAGAAGGTTACCTAGGCCATCATGTGCCTTTAGCTCCCGATTGCGTAGGAGAAGTTGCCCGTCAGGCAGTAGCACAAATCTCTCCAGGACGCGTGTTGTTATTAGAGAATCTTCGTTTCCATCCAGGAGAAGAACATCCTGAAGACTATCCTGCTTTTGCTGCAGAACTTTCCTCCTATGGAGATTTTTATGTGAATGATGCTTTTGGAACTTCACACAGAAAACATGCCTCTGTGTACACGGTTCCCCAAGCTTTTCCAGGGCGATCGGCGGCAGGTCTTCTTATGGAAAAAGAACTCGAGTTTTTAGGACAGCACCTATTAATTTCTCCTAAGCGTCCCTTTACTGCGATTCTGGGTGGTTCTAAAGTATCTTCAAAAATCGGCGTCATAGAAGCCCTACTCTCTCAAGTGGATAACCTACTTTTAGCAGGAGGCATGGGTTTTACTTTTCTAAAAGCATTAGGAAAATCTGTGGGGAATTCTTTAGTTGAAGAATCTGGCATAGAACTCGCGCGTCGTGTTCTGAAAATTGCAGAGCAGCGTAATGTGCGTATCGTTCTTCCTATAGATGTGAAGGTTGCCAAGGCCTGTGCTCCCGCAGTTTCTTGGAATGAAGTCTCTATAGATCAGGGGATCCCTAAAGATCTTGAAGGCCTGGACATAGGAACAAAAACTATTCAAGAATTTTGTAAAATCATTGATGCCTCATCAACCGTATTTTGGAATGGCCCTGTGGGTGTTTATGAAGTTCCTCCTTTTGATCAGGGGTCCATGGCTATTGCTAATTGTTTAGCACGACATCCTTCTGCAATTACAGTAGTGGGGGGTGGGGATGCTGCTGCTGTTGTTGCTTTGGCTGGATGCACAGCACAAGTCTCACATGTATCTACAGGTGGTGGTGCTTCTCTAGAATTCCTAGAGAAAGGCTTTTTACCAGGAACCGAAGTTCTGTCTCCATCACAAGATTAA
- the semD gene encoding SemD/SinC family type III secretion system effector — translation MGINPSGHSRNNNNDLWISGAHNQHEDVQDAGNSSSGVVGSHNISTQNNTRESSGFLSRVTSAVRNFFSSIFGSSSSRANSRASTPTPPEVSSRRSSVSSFASSMDISDSEAETMSFSSFGLGESKEKSTSSSSLDSARSTEGAARGLQKKGYKQGIKVDIPKVPDRASGPKRPNTPPPPPPTSSSVRTTPRGVNLASSVTTSSASQAASESSARPLKRKAPQPPAGGPPKAKLQRQDSSASISSSGSSDSVTSRSSEEVSAGIADKLKAELEAHHKTKQEQLTRLSDQIRERWTNHENEEPVAYKLACLQTVTSRLGQARLEAQQEMSVLRPGIHEFPLKTAISLSRSIWDLGEKEQRQDGESVLLPLLVRMGLEGPKLGHNEDFVNYVDQLIDEYGDLDENYDWKDSLQSLARDLNSLKEVNPNGMKKFWSSFAGKGEITVRMLANRYASANVGKYDPSSVQVERRWNAGALDLMKFLSSEAYVKTTSILAYDAFTVSEG, via the coding sequence ATGGGAATTAATCCAAGCGGTCACAGTCGTAATAATAATAATGATCTATGGATTTCCGGAGCCCATAATCAGCACGAAGATGTTCAAGATGCTGGGAACAGCTCATCCGGAGTAGTAGGATCCCATAACATTTCTACCCAAAATAATACCCGTGAAAGCTCTGGCTTCTTATCAAGAGTGACCTCTGCCGTCAGGAATTTCTTCTCCAGTATATTTGGTAGTTCTTCCTCAAGAGCAAATTCCCGAGCATCTACTCCTACACCACCCGAAGTGAGTAGTCGCCGATCTTCTGTATCTTCTTTTGCCTCATCTATGGATATCAGTGACAGCGAAGCTGAGACAATGAGTTTCTCATCTTTTGGTCTTGGTGAGTCTAAAGAAAAGAGCACTAGCTCGAGTTCTTTGGATAGCGCAAGATCGACAGAGGGTGCCGCTAGAGGATTACAAAAGAAAGGTTATAAGCAAGGAATTAAAGTAGATATTCCTAAGGTGCCAGATCGAGCTTCAGGGCCAAAGCGTCCAAATACCCCACCTCCACCTCCACCAACTTCTTCATCTGTAAGAACAACACCAAGAGGGGTTAATCTGGCGTCCTCAGTCACTACATCAAGCGCATCTCAAGCTGCTTCAGAAAGTAGTGCACGGCCTCTCAAACGTAAAGCTCCTCAACCTCCAGCAGGAGGACCACCAAAAGCGAAATTACAGCGTCAGGATAGTTCGGCTTCTATTTCTAGCTCAGGTTCTAGTGACTCAGTCACGAGTAGGAGCTCGGAAGAAGTTTCTGCTGGAATAGCAGATAAATTAAAAGCTGAGTTAGAAGCACACCACAAGACAAAACAAGAACAATTGACAAGGTTATCTGACCAGATTAGAGAACGCTGGACAAATCACGAAAACGAAGAGCCAGTAGCGTATAAACTTGCGTGTTTACAGACAGTAACATCTCGGTTGGGTCAGGCACGCCTAGAAGCGCAACAAGAAATGAGTGTCTTGCGACCTGGAATTCATGAATTCCCACTAAAGACGGCTATTTCGTTATCTCGATCTATATGGGACCTGGGAGAGAAAGAACAAAGACAAGATGGAGAATCTGTACTTCTTCCGTTGTTGGTGCGTATGGGTTTAGAAGGGCCTAAGTTAGGTCATAACGAAGATTTTGTTAATTATGTTGATCAGCTTATAGATGAATACGGAGATTTAGACGAAAATTACGACTGGAAAGACTCTTTGCAATCTCTAGCTCGTGATTTAAATTCTCTAAAAGAGGTTAACCCTAACGGTATGAAAAAGTTTTGGTCTTCGTTTGCTGGTAAGGGAGAAATTACTGTAAGAATGCTAGCGAATAGATATGCCTCTGCTAATGTTGGGAAATATGATCCTAGTTCAGTTCAAGTAGAGAGACGTTGGAATGCAGGAGCTTTAGATTTAATGAAATTTTTAAGCTCAGAAGCTTATGTAAAAACCACTTCGATCTTAGCTTATGATGCTTTCACTGTATCAGAGGGTTAA
- a CDS encoding RsmB/NOP family class I SAM-dependent RNA methyltransferase, which produces MVPFRLHHLYTLLNELYTTPIGEVNRVALYFKQHRSLGSKDRQWISARVFAILRHRRLLEALIQRDNQEITPETLVAKVEEGALDDIEKYHDLPWPVKYSVSDDLATCLTEDYGQERAKELAEIFLKEAPCTIRVNTRRTSVEDLQKCLEYPSELGSVPGALRFAKRYPLQHSAAFHRGLFEVQDESSQKITLDIPISKKDRILDFCAGAGGKSLIFAERAHHVVLHDSRKDILEEAKQRLRRAGFRNFSIGEQHLRKNSFSIVVVDAPCTGTGVYRRHPEKKSQFSRKLLTTFSCVQRKILRDAVRYVKPGGKLVYITCSLLSEENEKQVAFMNSLGWEEAHRMHTTLSPESGDGFFSAHFVRKRSQVSV; this is translated from the coding sequence ATGGTTCCTTTTCGTCTACATCATTTATACACACTACTCAATGAGCTGTATACCACACCTATTGGTGAGGTTAATCGTGTAGCTCTATATTTTAAACAACACCGTTCTTTAGGCTCTAAAGATCGTCAGTGGATCAGTGCTCGTGTGTTCGCTATTCTTCGTCATCGGCGGCTGTTAGAAGCTCTGATTCAACGAGATAATCAGGAGATAACTCCAGAAACTTTAGTGGCTAAAGTAGAAGAAGGAGCTTTAGATGATATTGAGAAATATCACGACCTCCCTTGGCCGGTAAAGTATTCTGTCTCTGATGATCTTGCTACATGTTTGACAGAAGATTACGGCCAAGAACGCGCTAAGGAACTCGCGGAGATTTTTCTTAAGGAAGCTCCCTGTACTATTCGTGTGAACACACGAAGAACCTCAGTGGAAGATCTACAAAAGTGTTTAGAATATCCTAGTGAGCTGGGATCCGTACCCGGGGCACTGCGTTTTGCTAAGCGTTATCCCTTGCAGCATAGCGCAGCATTTCATCGTGGTTTATTTGAAGTCCAAGATGAATCTTCACAAAAAATTACTCTAGATATTCCGATAAGCAAAAAGGATCGTATTTTAGATTTTTGTGCCGGAGCTGGTGGGAAAAGTCTGATTTTTGCTGAGAGGGCGCATCATGTTGTTTTACACGATAGCCGAAAGGATATTTTGGAAGAGGCAAAACAGCGTTTACGTAGAGCAGGATTTAGAAATTTCTCTATAGGCGAGCAACATCTCAGAAAAAATAGCTTTTCTATTGTAGTTGTTGATGCTCCTTGTACAGGAACGGGGGTATACCGTCGTCATCCGGAAAAGAAAAGCCAGTTTTCTAGGAAACTACTCACGACATTCTCATGTGTGCAAAGAAAGATCCTTAGAGACGCTGTCCGTTACGTCAAACCCGGAGGTAAGCTTGTCTATATTACCTGTTCTCTCTTGTCCGAAGAAAATGAAAAGCAAGTCGCTTTTATGAACTCTTTGGGGTGGGAAGAAGCACATCGTATGCACACCACTCTTTCACCAGAAAGCGGAGACGGCTTTTTCTCGGCTCACTTTGTTCGTAAGCGCAGCCAAGTTTCTGTATAG
- a CDS encoding D-alanyl-D-alanine carboxypeptidase family protein, whose amino-acid sequence MIRVFFRFALLPFLVGLFTHPLYGHIVFPETRGNAVAVVHAETGKVLYAKDIDKRIYPASMTKIATALFILKKHPDVLNRFIIVKPDAIASITPQAKKQSGYRSPPHWLETDGVTIQLQNKEEVSGWDLFHALLICSANDAANALAIACSGSVVEFMKQLNDFLREIGCAHTHFNNPHGLHHPNHYTTAGDLTRIMREGLKEPLFRQVIRTTNYKMAPTNLSQERILNLTNKLILPGSTYYYPPALGGKTGTTKDAGKNLVFAAKKHGRSIITIAAGYSVMSELYEDVIALCEGVFNEQPLRRYLIPPTEKYTLRLGLLGKISIPLPHGVYYDFYASEGEEPKTLSFVPHATKLPIHKGDLLGHWVFRNISGERVRAEPLYAADAIHPSIGQKIRLYTKRVMTSYRTYIVLTLVLLYYRKTRVHRRKSSRYYL is encoded by the coding sequence ATGATAAGAGTTTTTTTTAGATTTGCCTTGCTTCCTTTCCTGGTAGGATTGTTTACACATCCTTTGTATGGACACATAGTATTTCCTGAAACACGAGGAAATGCAGTGGCGGTTGTGCATGCAGAAACAGGTAAAGTACTTTATGCTAAGGATATAGATAAAAGAATCTATCCTGCGAGCATGACCAAAATCGCGACCGCACTATTTATCCTGAAAAAGCACCCAGATGTTTTAAATCGCTTTATTATAGTAAAGCCGGACGCCATAGCTTCAATCACTCCTCAAGCAAAAAAACAATCAGGATACCGCAGTCCTCCGCATTGGCTAGAGACTGATGGTGTAACAATACAGCTACAAAATAAAGAAGAGGTATCCGGCTGGGATCTATTCCATGCGTTATTGATTTGCTCAGCCAATGATGCGGCTAATGCTCTGGCTATCGCGTGCTCAGGATCTGTCGTAGAGTTTATGAAACAACTCAATGATTTCTTGAGGGAAATTGGTTGCGCCCATACCCATTTTAATAATCCTCATGGCCTACATCACCCCAATCACTACACAACAGCAGGTGATTTAACACGTATTATGCGCGAGGGATTAAAAGAGCCGTTATTCCGTCAGGTTATCCGAACGACCAACTACAAAATGGCTCCTACGAATCTCAGCCAAGAGAGAATTCTCAATCTTACAAATAAGCTGATCCTTCCCGGATCTACTTATTACTACCCTCCTGCTTTAGGGGGAAAAACAGGAACAACAAAAGATGCAGGGAAAAACCTCGTCTTTGCAGCGAAAAAACATGGTCGATCTATTATCACTATAGCTGCTGGTTACTCTGTTATGAGCGAACTTTATGAAGATGTTATCGCTTTATGCGAAGGCGTTTTCAATGAGCAACCGCTACGAAGGTACCTCATTCCTCCTACAGAAAAATATACCCTACGTCTCGGCCTCTTAGGGAAAATCTCTATTCCTCTACCTCATGGAGTCTATTATGATTTCTATGCTTCTGAGGGTGAGGAGCCTAAAACACTCTCTTTTGTTCCTCATGCAACAAAACTCCCTATTCACAAGGGAGATCTTCTCGGGCATTGGGTATTTCGCAATATTTCTGGGGAAAGAGTCCGTGCTGAACCTTTATATGCGGCGGATGCCATTCATCCCTCTATTGGACAGAAAATCCGTTTGTATACTAAGCGTGTAATGACTTCATATAGAACGTATATTGTTCTAACACTCGTTCTGCTTTACTATAGGAAAACTCGAGTACACCGGCGCAAATCCTCTCGATATTACCTATAA
- a CDS encoding ATP-binding protein, which yields MTSSDGEAVFPALLSELHNMLDFVKGTEQLKTFPKEKLLKLELACEELLVNIISYAYQEAPTPGSIIICCNGDKDALHVTIKDHGPSFNPLTAAIDIQDHLPLDQRKLGGLGIFLAKNSVDEFQYERHEDANIVHLKIHNH from the coding sequence ATGACCTCTTCTGATGGAGAAGCAGTCTTCCCGGCACTCCTTAGTGAACTTCACAATATGCTAGACTTCGTTAAAGGGACAGAACAACTCAAAACATTCCCAAAAGAAAAGCTTTTAAAATTAGAGTTAGCTTGTGAAGAGTTACTAGTGAATATCATCTCCTATGCATACCAAGAAGCGCCAACTCCAGGATCTATAATCATCTGTTGCAATGGAGACAAAGACGCCTTGCATGTCACCATTAAAGATCACGGCCCTTCTTTTAATCCTCTAACTGCAGCTATTGATATTCAAGATCACTTACCTTTAGATCAGCGAAAACTCGGTGGGTTAGGAATTTTCTTAGCAAAAAACTCGGTGGATGAATTTCAGTATGAAAGGCACGAGGATGCGAATATTGTACATCTGAAAATCCACAATCATTAG
- a CDS encoding LPS assembly lipoprotein LptE: MRIVLFLLFSCLSGLGLSSCSGYSILRSSGTLSDLGRSILSEGIYLSPIDKDSLGQLTSALMYELGKRSLPVRNGESCARYLLKVQLLNEVDENTGFTYAPNKIGDKTPRHFIVSSEGRLSLSAKVQLIDRHSGQVIVDDCIAKKSVSFDFEPDLGVVNAHQFALGQFEMHNEAIKSAWRVLYAHLAETIVQQVYYDLF, from the coding sequence ATGCGTATTGTACTTTTTTTGCTGTTTTCTTGTTTGTCCGGTTTAGGACTATCTTCTTGCTCTGGATATTCTATTTTACGTTCTTCAGGTACTTTATCAGATTTAGGACGTTCAATACTCTCTGAAGGCATTTATCTTTCTCCTATTGATAAGGACTCTCTAGGGCAATTGACATCAGCTCTCATGTATGAATTAGGGAAGCGTTCTCTCCCTGTACGCAATGGAGAAAGTTGCGCTCGCTACCTGCTCAAAGTGCAACTCTTGAATGAGGTTGACGAGAATACAGGTTTTACGTATGCCCCAAATAAAATTGGTGATAAAACCCCCAGACATTTTATTGTTTCTAGCGAGGGGCGCTTATCCTTGTCTGCGAAAGTACAACTTATTGACAGACATTCGGGACAAGTCATAGTCGATGACTGTATAGCAAAAAAATCAGTCTCTTTTGATTTTGAACCTGATTTAGGCGTAGTGAATGCTCATCAGTTTGCCTTAGGTCAATTTGAAATGCATAATGAGGCTATTAAGAGCGCCTGGCGTGTGCTGTACGCTCATTTAGCTGAGACTATAGTTCAACAGGTATATTATGACCTCTTCTGA
- a CDS encoding tetratricopeptide repeat protein: MKSVLQFVVLLLLLSSGCYARPISFEPFSGKLSPQKFTPKYSPQEYLSEGKRYLEQQRYRKAFLCFGMITHHFPQDPLYSEALYLTGVCYFKNDQPDLAEKVFSAYLQLPDADYSEELFLMKYAIAKSFAQGKRKHVFLLEGFPKLANADADALRIYDEILTAFPNKDLGAQALYLKGDLLVTKKDLPEAIKTFKKLTLQFSAHPLSPKSFVRLSEIYLMQAQKEPHNLQYLNLAKINEEAIGKQHPNHPLNSVVAANVRAMCERYASGLYSTGRFYEKKKKPHAASIYYATAIENYPESSLVAKCHKRLNRITKHSS, from the coding sequence ATGAAATCTGTTTTACAGTTTGTTGTTTTGTTACTACTTTTATCTTCTGGCTGCTATGCCAGACCGATTTCTTTTGAGCCTTTTTCTGGCAAATTATCTCCTCAAAAGTTTACACCTAAGTACTCTCCGCAAGAATATCTTTCCGAAGGAAAGCGCTATTTAGAACAACAACGTTATCGCAAAGCCTTTCTTTGCTTTGGCATGATTACACACCACTTCCCACAAGATCCGTTATATTCTGAAGCTTTATACTTAACGGGAGTTTGTTACTTTAAAAATGATCAACCAGATTTAGCTGAAAAAGTTTTTTCCGCGTATTTACAACTTCCTGACGCTGATTACTCTGAAGAATTGTTTTTAATGAAATATGCTATAGCAAAGAGCTTCGCTCAAGGAAAACGTAAACACGTATTCCTTTTAGAAGGGTTTCCTAAACTTGCGAATGCCGACGCGGATGCTTTACGTATTTATGACGAGATCCTCACGGCTTTCCCTAATAAAGATCTAGGAGCTCAGGCTTTGTATCTTAAAGGGGACCTTCTTGTGACTAAAAAAGATCTTCCCGAAGCGATTAAGACATTTAAGAAGCTAACATTACAATTTTCTGCTCATCCTTTATCTCCAAAATCTTTTGTGCGTCTTTCAGAGATTTATCTTATGCAGGCACAAAAAGAACCTCATAACTTGCAATATTTAAACCTTGCAAAGATTAATGAAGAAGCTATAGGCAAGCAGCACCCTAATCATCCTTTAAATAGCGTTGTTGCTGCGAATGTACGCGCTATGTGTGAGCGTTATGCTTCAGGGCTATACTCTACAGGAAGATTTTATGAGAAAAAGAAGAAGCCTCATGCAGCAAGTATCTATTATGCTACCGCTATAGAAAACTATCCTGAGTCATCTTTAGTAGCTAAGTGTCATAAACGACTAAATAGAATAACAAAGCATTCTTCTTAG